One window of Nymphaea colorata isolate Beijing-Zhang1983 chromosome 1, ASM883128v2, whole genome shotgun sequence genomic DNA carries:
- the LOC116255766 gene encoding G-type lectin S-receptor-like serine/threonine-protein kinase At4g27290 — MGVLLSQLLLEPLFLLLLFCLLQDPLAIATDTLLPGQALTGSTRITSADGVFELGYFSLGNPSRYYVGIRFKEVPIDNVVWVANRDRPLEDSTAEFKISEDGNLVIQTKPKSLFWYTNLTSASSSSSRVAVLLGNGNLVLKDMNSSVLWDTFSHPANTLLPGQNLALDKVTMSSQYLTSWKSSLDPSPGPFTLEYGPNGTAQFVLVWKKTQQYWTTGLWNGQVFGGVPEMGARYLYNFSFFSNETVSYFRYTFNETERLTKLVVDVSGQIKQLVWVKAANQWSVFWAQPRQQCAVYAMCGAFGVCNQDDDKNPCRCLEGFHPALAQDKGLSAWSGGCLRETKLQCKTDQFALLTGIRFTENPNYVIMEIGDKCRSTCLKDCSCTAYSNQSGSCWIWKGDLLNLQQQNDGGGDVIYIRLASLEFTEKQPYTISVGGSSEDRQKKRLIVTIFTTITVVAAFLCAVIGVYSFRSWKAEAIGGTDSQSERPFQPMLLGDEMKENTGPELFDFQVIMAATNNFSESNKLGRGGFGSVYKGKLGGEIEVAVKRLSKGSQQGHQEFMNEVKLIAKLQHRNLVQLLGCCVEGHEKILVYEYMPNKSLNTFLFDEALRRQLDWAKRFEIVMGIARGLQYLHQDSRLRVVHRDLKTSNILLDGEMNPKISDFGLARIFGGDQTQVDTNRVVGTYGYMSPEYALEGRYSTKSDVFSFGVIILEIVSGQKMTNFYDTEHSLNLLGHAWKLWNEEKGLDLLDQSLGWTCHLQQVKRCIHVGLLCIQEDSTDRPTMSSVVLMLSTDSPILLQPKPPVYSYRGKSSKIGSSSLDSEPKSYSTNDFIISLVEAR; from the exons ATGGGTGTCTTGTTATCGCAGCTATTGCTTGAGCCGCTGTTTCTTCTCCTGCTTTTCTGCCTCTTACAGGATCCTCTTGCTATTGCAACCGACACCCTCCTTCCAGGCCAAGCTCTAACAGGAAGCACAAGAATCACATCTGCAGATGGGGTGTTTGAGTTAGGCTACTTCTCACTTGGCAACCCAAGCAGATACTACGTAGGCATACGGTTCAAGGAAGTCCCAATTGACAACGTGGTGTGGGTGGCCAACAGAGACAGACCTCTTGAAGACAGCACAGCAGAGTTCAAGATATCAGAAGATGGCAACCTGGTCATTCAGACCAAACCAAAATCCTTGTTTTGGTATACCAACCTGACTTCAGcttcatcctcatcatcaaGGGTTGCTGTTCTTTTAGGTAATGGAAATCTTGTTCTGAAGGATATGAATTCTTCCGTCCTGTGGGATACTTTTAGTCATCCAGCAAATACTCTGTTGCCTGGCCAAAACTTGGCACTGGACAAGGTAACCATGTCAAGCCAATATCTGACTTCATGGAAGAGCTCATTGGACCCTTCTCCTGGGCCTTTCACTCTGGAGTATGGACCAAACGGAACTGCCCAGTTTGTCTTGGTCTGGAAGAAGACACAGCAGTACTGGACAACCGGGCTTTGGAATGGCCAAGTTTTCGGTGGGGTGCCTGAGATGGGAGCCAGATACCTCTACAATTTCAGCTTCTTCTCAAATGAGACCGTAAGCTATTTTCGTTACACATTCAACGAAACAGAAAGGTTGACAAAGCTTGTGGTGGATGTCTCGGGGCAGATCAAGCAGCTGGTGTGGGTCAAAGCGGCCAACCAGTGGAGTGTGTTTTGGGCACAACCCAGACAGCAGTGTGCAGTTTATGCCATGTGTGGAGCTTTTGGAGTTTGCAATCAAGATGATGACAAGAACCCCTGCAGGTGCCTTGAAGGATTTCATCCAGCATTAGCTCAAGACAAGGGTTTGAGTGCTTGGTCTGGAGGGTGCTTGCGGGAGACAAAATTGCAGTGCAAGACTGATCAGTTTGCGCTGTTAACAGGGATTAGGTTCACAGAGAATCCAAATTATGTGATAATGGAAATTGGTGACAAGTGCAGATCAACATGCCTGAAAGATTGCTCGTGTACGGCTTATTCTAACCAGAGTGGTAGCTGTTGGATATGGAAAGGTGATCTTCTGAATCTGCAGCAGCAGAATGATGGCGGTGGTGATGTTATTTACATTCGTCTGGCGAGCCTGGAGTTCACTGAGAAGCAGCCATACACGATAAGCGTTGGAGGCTCAAGTGAAG ATAGACAAAAGAAGCGTTTAATTGTTACGATCTTCACTACGATTACAGTAGTGGCGGCATTTCTCTGTGCTGTAATAGGAGTGTATTCATTCAGGAGCTGGAAGGCTGAAGCAATCG GTGGTACAGACTCACAATCTGAAAGACCTTTTCAGCCAATGCTACTAGGAGACGAAATGAAAGAGAACACAGGTCCAGagttgtttgattttcaagTAATAATGGCAGCAACCAACAACTTTTCAGAATCAAACAAGCTTGGACGGGGAGGATTTGGGTCTGTTTACaaa GGTAAGCTGGGAGGGGAGATAGAAGTGGCGGTGAAGAGGCTGTCAAAGGGTTCACAGCAAGGCCACCAGGAGTTCATGAATGAAGTCAAGCTAATAGCAAAGCTTCAACACAGAAACCTGGTTCAGCTCTTAGGCTGCTGCGTTGAAGGACATGAGAAAATTTTGGTGTACGAGTACATGCCCAACAAAAGCCTCAACACCTTCCTCTTCG ATGAAGCCCTAAGAAGGCAGTTGGATTGGGCTAAACGCTTCGAGATCGTGATGGGAATTGCTCGAGGGCTTCAGTATCTCCACCAAGATTCACGACTGAGAGTGGTTCATAGAGACCTGAAGACCAGCAACATTTTGCTGGACGGGGAGATGAACCCCAAGATTTCAGACTTTGGTCTAGCCAGAATATTTGGTGGTGACCAAACTCAAGTTGATACCAACAGAGTGGTCGGAACCTA TGGGTACATGTCGCCGGAGTATGCATTGGAGGGCCGATACTCCACCAAATCTGACGTCTTCAGCTTTGGAGTCATAATCCTTGAGATTGTGAGTGGACAGAAGATGACAAACTTTTATGACACGGAGCACAGTCTCAACCTTCTTGGGCAT GCATGGAAACTTTGGAATGAAGAAAAAGGGTTGGACTTGCTTGATCAATCGTTAGGATGGACATGTCACTTACAGCAGGTGAAGAGGTGCATCCATGTTGGTTTGCTCTGCATTCAAGAAGATTCAACAGATCGTCCCACTATGTCCTCGGTCGTTCTTATGCTGAGCACCGACTCTCCGATACTGCTGCAACCCAAACCACCAGTCTATTCTTACAGGGGCAAATCCTCAAAAATAGGTTCATCTTCTCTGGATAGTGAGCCTAAGAGTTATTCAACCAAtgatttcataatttcattagtGGAAGCACGGTAA
- the LOC116255752 gene encoding G-type lectin S-receptor-like serine/threonine-protein kinase B120: MRILTRMRRIAFAASPSGLSFVLLSWILVLASSYAQNSSLSIGGKLKLNQTIISGGKEFELGFFTPRGSASNQRYLGIWYYNITQTVVWVANRENPIAADDSDAALVLSDNGDAVILDGSGKTVWSAGVSTPSPNGTFARLDDTGNFVITQASTGVPLWESFRHPTDTFLRDMRFSRNTTTKQALVWTSWKSATDPSPGQFSLGLDHNSSELYLWNGSVPIWRTGLLKGRTFTGVTTMSAFYIFGFNPETNGDEFSISVSPSFAGKMRFVLDYTGSIVEYRWNESSGKWFDYWGRPSNKCDSYNRCGAFGICDPSRSSICSCLPGFEQSSGGCARRIPVGCAGNSSSGPGSDSSGFLTIPAVKPPDQALWIRSIQSKDDCQAVCLNNCSCTAFAYAPDLECMIWTGRLLDIQQFPSPGNGVDIYLRLDRSELENKKPKPWKVAIYVVISTIVAICCAIFFYFMWRHRRKPRESTKEEEKRESTAYRPCSSMNSCSVSFDTILPNKEGEETGQGLPLIDLGTVRDATSNFSNENKLGEGGFGPVYRGKLPEGQEIAVKRLSRSSGQGLEEFMNEVKLIAKLQHRNLVKLVGCCIEEQEKILIYEYMPNKSLDAFLFDKKLIPQLDWGKRFRIVMGIARGLLYLHQDSRLKVVHRDLKASNILLDATLNPKISDFGLARIFGADQSQVNTCRVMGTYGYMSPEYAMEGRFSIKSDVFSFGVLVLEIVSGKRMTRFQHEELNLNLLGYSWKLWKEGKALELLDPSLDGQCNEDEVMRCIHVGLLCVQDEATDRPAMFSVVQMLGSAAANLYEPQMPAYSRRRHLLESDTSSTDGDPRFQSINKHTITIVEAR, translated from the exons ATGAGAATCTTGACAAGAATGAGAAGAATTGCCTTTGCCGCTTCTCCGTCAGGCCTCTCTTTCGTTCTTCTGTCATGGATCCTGGTATTGGCGTCCTCCTACGCGCAAAACTCTTCTCTCTCGATTGGCGGAAAACTGAAGCTGAACCAGACCATCATCTCAGGAGGGAAGGAATTCGAACTGGGCTTCTTTACACCCAGAGGTAGTGCTTCCAACCAGAGATATCTGGGCATCTGGTACTATAACATCACTCAAACGGTTGTATGGGTGGCCAACAGAGAGAATCCCATCGCCGCCGACGACTCCGACGCTGCTCTTGTCCTGTCCGACAACGGAGACGCCGTGATTCTTGACGGCAGTGGGAAGACGGTATGGTCGGCCGGCGTGTCGACGCCATCCCCTAACGGCACGTTCGCGAGGCTCGACGACACCGGGAATTTTGTCATAACCCAGGCCAGCACCGGAGTTCCGCTGTGGGAAAGCTTCAGGCATCCGACCGATACGTTCCTGCGCGACATGCGATTTTCCCGGAACACGACGACGAAGCAGGCGTTAGTATGGACTTCGTGGAAGAGCGCCACCGACCCGTCGCCGGGTCAGTTCTCGCTCGGTCTCGACCACAACAGCTCCGAGCTGTACCTTTGGAATGGATCGGTCCCAATTTGGCGCACCGGTCTGTTGAAGGGCCGGACCTTCACCGGAGTGACGACCATGTCGGCTTTCTACATATTCGGGTTCAATCCAGAGACCAACGGCGACGAATTCTCCATCTCCGTCTCCCCGAGCTTCGCCGGCAAGATGAGATTCGTGCTGGACTACACCGGATCCATTGTAGAGTACCGGTGGAACGAGAGTTCCGGGAAATGGTTCGATTACTGGGGCCGCCCTTCAAACAAGTGCGATTCCTACAACCGATGTGGGGCATTTGGTATATGTGACCCGAGCCGCAGTTCCATCTGCAGCTGCTTGCCTGGGTTCGAACAAAGCTCCGGTGGGTGCGCTCGGAGGATCCCCGTCGGCTGCGCTGGCAATAGCAGCAGCGGACCGGGATCCGATTCCAGCGGGTTTCTGACCATTCCGGCAGTGAAGCCACCCGATCAAGCTCTGTGGATCCGATCCATCCAGAGTAAGGATGACTGCCAAGCAGTATGCCTGAATAATTGCTCGTGTACTGCGTTTGCTTATGCACCGGACTTGGAGTGCATGATATGGACTGGGCGCCTGCTGGACATCCAGCAATTCCCCAGTCCGGGAAACGGTGTGGACATCTACCTCAGATTGGACCGCTCCGAGTTAG AGAACAAGAAGCCTAAGCCTTGGAAAGTGGCCATCTATGTTGTGATTTCCACAATAGTAGCAATATGTTGTGCcatttttttctactttatGTGGAGGCATAGGAGGAAGCCAAGAG AGTCGacgaaagaggaagagaaacgtGAATCAACAGCATACAGGCCATGCAGCAGCATGAACTCTTGCAGTGTATCGTTTGACACCATCCTGCCCAACAAAGAGGGGGAGGAGACAGGACAGGGGCTGCCATTGATAGATTTGGGCACTGTAAGGGATGCAACAAGTAATTTCTCCAATGAAAATAAGCTTGGGGAGGGTGGATTTGGGCCAGTTTACAGA GGTAAGTTACCAGAAGGGCAGGAAATAGCAGTGAAGAGGCTGTCAAGGAGCTCGGGGCAGGGGCTAGAGGAGTTCATGAATGAGGTGAAACTGATAGCCAAACTTCAGCACCGGAATCTAGTTAAGCTTGTTGGTTGCTGCATTGAAGAGCAAGAAAAGATCCTGATCTATGAATACATGCCGAACAAAAGCTTGGACGCTTTCCTCTTTG ATAAAAAATTGATTCCCCAATTGGACTGGGGGAAGAGATTCAGGATCGTGATGGGGATCGCAAGAGGGCTGCTTTATCTTCACCAGGACTCCCGGCTGAAGGTTGTGCACAGGGATCTCAAGGCCAGCAACATTCTGCTCGACGCCACATTGAACCCAAAGATCTCCGACTTCGGGTTGGCCAGGATATTTGGTGCTGACCAATCTCAAGTAAATACCTGCAGAGTGATGGGGACGTA TGGCTATATGTCTCCAGAGTATGCCATGGAAGGAAGATTTTCAATCAAATCAGATGTCTTCAGCTTTGGGGTACTGGTGTTGGAGATTGTGAGCGGAAAGAGGATGACTCGCTTTCAGCATGAGGAACTTAACCTGAACCTTCTTGGATAT TCGTGGAAGCTATGGAAGGAAGGGAAGGCGCTGGAGTTATTGGATCCATCGCTGGACGGTCAATGCAACGAGGATGAGGTGATGAGGTGCATCCATGTGGGGCTGCTCTGCGTGCAGGACGAGGCCACCGACAGACCCGCCATGTTCTCCGTCGTCCAGATGCTCGGCAGCGCGGCCGCAAACCTCTATGAGCCACAGATGCCTGCCTACTCCCGGAGAAGACACTTATTGGAGAGTGATACATCGTCCACCGACGGCGACCCCAGATTCCAGTCCATAAACAAGCACACCATCACCATTGTTGAGGCACGATGA